One segment of Niveibacterium microcysteis DNA contains the following:
- a CDS encoding barstar family protein produces the protein MTPAKPKPVLAGVFRCSAEQASALKREAEAQRYLTASIDLPSQVTPATLFEGFASALRFPEWFGANWDALADCLTDLSWLDESGYLITLRGYGRAFPAGSADAETLQGVLEDACAYWQDEGTPFGVLVEDGPAALAELPIR, from the coding sequence ATGACCCCCGCCAAGCCCAAACCGGTCCTGGCCGGCGTTTTTCGTTGCAGCGCAGAACAGGCGAGCGCGCTGAAGCGCGAGGCCGAGGCGCAGCGGTATCTCACCGCATCGATCGATTTACCGTCTCAGGTCACACCCGCAACATTGTTTGAAGGCTTCGCATCCGCACTGCGCTTCCCTGAATGGTTTGGCGCCAACTGGGACGCGCTGGCCGACTGTCTGACGGACCTCAGCTGGCTCGATGAGTCCGGCTATCTCATCACGCTGCGTGGCTACGGCCGAGCGTTTCCCGCCGGGAGCGCGGATGCGGAAACACTTCAGGGCGTACTCGAAGATGCCTGTGCGTACTGGCAGGACGAGGGCACGCCTTTCGGTGTGCTTGTCGAGGATGGCCCCGCTGCGCTGGCTGAGCTACCGATCCGATGA
- a CDS encoding hydrolase 1, exosortase A system-associated, translating to MIEQALLIDCDGTPMTAILAMPPVPASVGVVIVVGGPQTRVGSHRQFVLLARALAAAGVPCLRFDYRGMGDSSGEQRDFERVADDIGAAVASLRTRVPSIKHVVLWGLCDGATASAFYAAESAGVSGLVMLNPWVRTTAGEAAALVSNYYGKRFMSADFWRKLLSGEMDLLRRLREFVANWRSARARNVSDSEPSNSLPDRLGVSLARFGKPILLITSGNDFTAAEFLRAAESGYLSKGLARCQITRHAIEAANHTFSSAAWRADVENATSGWLNANFPD from the coding sequence GTGATCGAACAAGCGCTTCTGATTGATTGCGACGGCACTCCGATGACGGCGATCCTCGCGATGCCGCCGGTACCAGCGTCCGTCGGCGTAGTGATTGTCGTCGGCGGGCCGCAGACACGCGTGGGCTCGCACCGCCAGTTTGTACTGCTTGCTCGCGCGTTGGCGGCGGCAGGCGTACCGTGCTTGCGGTTCGATTACCGCGGAATGGGCGATTCCTCTGGCGAGCAACGTGATTTCGAGCGCGTCGCGGACGACATCGGGGCTGCAGTGGCATCGTTGCGCACGCGCGTGCCGTCGATCAAGCATGTTGTGCTGTGGGGGCTATGCGATGGCGCGACCGCGTCCGCGTTCTACGCAGCTGAGAGTGCCGGGGTTAGTGGGCTGGTGATGCTCAACCCTTGGGTGCGAACGACCGCGGGCGAAGCTGCAGCATTGGTCTCAAATTACTATGGCAAGCGCTTCATGTCGGCAGATTTCTGGCGCAAGCTGCTCAGCGGAGAGATGGATCTGCTCAGGCGCCTGCGTGAATTCGTCGCGAACTGGCGCAGCGCTCGTGCGCGCAATGTAAGCGATTCCGAACCGTCAAACAGCCTGCCGGACCGCCTCGGCGTGAGCCTTGCGCGATTTGGAAAGCCGATCCTTCTGATTACGTCCGGTAACGACTTCACAGCAGCCGAGTTCCTGCGTGCCGCAGAGTCCGGTTACCTTTCAAAAGGCCTCGCGCGATGCCAGATCACGCGCCATGCGATCGAAGCGGCGAATCACACGTTTTCGTCTGCCGCATGGCGCGCTGACGTGGAAAACGCGACGAGCGGTTGGTTGAACGCCAACTTCCCGGACTGA
- a CDS encoding glycosyltransferase gives MRRVLMVAYHFPPLAGSSGIQRTLRFVQQLPQHGWEPIVLTANPLAYDQTSSDLLGEVPTSTPVHRAWALNTSKHLAIGGRYIASMARPDRWVSWRLAAVPLGMHLIRKYRPDVIWSTYPIATAHLIGARLAARSGVPWVADFRDPMAQSGYPADPETWKQFKQIETEAVSRAAHSVFTTPGAADEYRRRYPNHAGKIAVIENGYDESSFSAASNTSAALEPGKFTLLHSGIVYPSERDPRPLFAALGRLKREGVMTAEHWSIRFRASDNDAMLSELARKYDITDLIKLLPPIRYREALSEMLSADGLLVMQGRGCNAQIPAKAYEYIRARRPILALADPVGDTAGLLRNAGVQTLAALEDEHAVEGALRQFSELLRNGNASVASDMVAQSHSRESRTLELARLFDQIVG, from the coding sequence GTGCGCAGGGTGCTGATGGTTGCGTATCACTTCCCGCCCTTGGCGGGGAGCAGCGGCATTCAGCGCACGCTGCGCTTCGTCCAGCAACTCCCGCAGCACGGCTGGGAGCCGATCGTGCTGACAGCAAATCCGCTCGCCTACGATCAGACCAGTAGCGATCTGCTGGGTGAGGTTCCGACGAGCACGCCGGTCCACCGCGCCTGGGCGCTGAACACTTCCAAGCACCTGGCGATTGGCGGACGCTACATTGCCAGCATGGCGAGGCCTGATCGTTGGGTAAGCTGGCGTCTTGCCGCGGTGCCACTCGGCATGCACCTGATCCGCAAGTATCGGCCGGATGTCATCTGGAGCACCTACCCGATCGCGACTGCGCATCTGATCGGTGCTCGGCTTGCGGCGCGCAGTGGCGTTCCTTGGGTCGCGGATTTCCGTGATCCGATGGCCCAATCGGGCTATCCGGCGGACCCGGAAACCTGGAAGCAATTCAAGCAGATCGAAACCGAAGCCGTCAGCCGTGCTGCGCACTCGGTCTTCACAACACCTGGCGCCGCGGACGAGTACCGACGTCGCTATCCGAATCACGCCGGCAAGATCGCGGTCATCGAGAATGGTTACGACGAGTCGAGTTTCAGCGCTGCAAGCAACACCAGCGCGGCGCTCGAACCCGGCAAGTTCACGCTGCTGCATAGCGGCATCGTCTATCCCTCAGAGCGCGACCCTCGACCACTGTTCGCCGCGCTCGGACGCTTGAAACGCGAGGGCGTGATGACCGCCGAGCATTGGTCGATCCGCTTCCGCGCGTCCGACAATGACGCGATGCTTTCCGAACTGGCACGCAAGTACGACATTACCGACCTGATCAAACTGCTCCCGCCAATCCGCTACCGCGAAGCGCTCAGCGAGATGCTATCGGCAGACGGTCTGCTGGTCATGCAAGGGCGAGGCTGCAACGCGCAGATCCCAGCCAAAGCGTACGAATACATCCGCGCGCGCAGACCAATCCTTGCGCTCGCAGACCCGGTGGGTGACACCGCGGGTCTGCTGCGCAACGCCGGCGTACAAACGCTGGCAGCCCTGGAGGACGAACACGCCGTCGAGGGGGCGCTTCGGCAGTTCAGCGAACTCTTGCGCAATGGCAACGCAAGCGTCGCATCGGATATGGTGGCGCAATCGCACTCTCGCGAATCGCGCACCCTGGAACTCGCAAGGCTTTTCGACCAGATCGTCGGTTGA
- a CDS encoding Hsp20/alpha crystallin family protein: MANLIRHDPLDDLFRGFFVRPVEFAQDTEAPSIKLDVKEAAENFTVHAELPGVKKEDIHVHIDGPIVSIAAERKEEKEIKEGEKVLRTERYFGKVSRSFQLGTDIDDARAVAKFNDGVLELTLPKKATTQARRLTIN; this comes from the coding sequence ATGGCCAATCTGATTAGACATGATCCGCTGGACGACCTCTTCCGTGGCTTCTTCGTACGCCCGGTGGAGTTTGCCCAAGATACCGAAGCGCCGAGCATCAAGCTCGACGTGAAGGAAGCGGCTGAGAACTTTACCGTCCATGCCGAATTGCCCGGCGTGAAGAAAGAGGACATCCATGTCCATATCGACGGACCGATCGTGTCGATCGCCGCCGAACGCAAGGAAGAAAAAGAGATCAAGGAAGGCGAGAAAGTGCTGCGTACCGAACGTTACTTCGGCAAAGTCAGCCGCAGCTTCCAGCTCGGCACCGACATTGATGACGCTCGTGCGGTCGCCAAATTCAACGACGGTGTCCTTGAATTAACGCTGCCGAAAAAGGCCACGACGCAAGCGCGCCGCCTGACAATCAACTGA
- a CDS encoding acyl carrier protein yields MDIRKELAAILDELLSLGGRAAAFDDATPLLGALPELDSMAVVGVIGAIEERFGLVFDDDEIDGTSFASFGSLAKLIDAKLS; encoded by the coding sequence TTGGATATTCGCAAGGAACTTGCAGCCATTCTTGATGAGCTGCTGAGTCTGGGTGGCCGCGCTGCGGCCTTTGATGACGCGACGCCCTTGCTGGGGGCCTTGCCCGAGCTCGACTCGATGGCAGTGGTTGGCGTGATCGGCGCGATCGAAGAGCGTTTTGGGCTGGTCTTCGACGACGACGAGATTGATGGCACCTCGTTCGCCAGTTTTGGGAGCCTCGCCAAGTTGATCGACGCGAAACTGTCGTGA
- the argB gene encoding acetylglutamate kinase gives MSDLESLAPALKASVLAEALPYIKRFFDKTIVIKYGGNAMTDANLKDCFARDVVLLKLVGLNPVVVHGGGPQIDDLLKRIGKQGQFIQGMRVTDEETMDVVEMVLGGHVNKEIVNLINRHGGKAVGLTGQDGNFIRARKLLMPNKDKPEEMIDIGLVGEITSIDPSLISFLDQGDFIPVIAPIGVGEEGETYNINADVVAGKLAEILKAEKLVLLTNTPGVLDKDGHLLTGITPREIDEMVADGTLSGGMLPKIHSALEAARNGVRSVHIIDGRVEHCLLLEILTDHGVGTMIKSR, from the coding sequence ATGTCCGACCTCGAATCCCTCGCGCCGGCGCTCAAGGCCAGCGTGCTCGCCGAAGCGCTCCCCTACATCAAGCGCTTCTTCGACAAGACCATCGTGATCAAGTACGGCGGCAACGCCATGACCGATGCGAACCTGAAAGACTGCTTTGCGCGCGACGTGGTGCTGCTCAAGCTGGTCGGCCTCAATCCGGTGGTTGTTCACGGCGGCGGCCCGCAGATTGATGACCTGCTCAAGCGCATCGGCAAGCAGGGTCAGTTCATTCAGGGCATGCGGGTTACCGACGAAGAAACCATGGATGTCGTTGAGATGGTGCTCGGCGGCCATGTGAACAAGGAAATCGTGAACCTGATCAACCGGCACGGCGGTAAGGCGGTTGGTCTGACGGGTCAGGATGGCAATTTCATCCGCGCCCGCAAGCTGCTGATGCCAAACAAGGACAAGCCGGAAGAGATGATCGACATCGGTCTCGTCGGTGAAATCACGTCGATCGACCCAAGCCTGATCAGTTTCCTCGACCAGGGGGACTTCATCCCGGTCATCGCGCCAATTGGCGTCGGCGAAGAGGGCGAGACATACAACATCAATGCCGACGTCGTCGCCGGTAAACTGGCGGAGATCCTCAAGGCAGAGAAGCTGGTGCTGCTGACGAACACGCCCGGCGTGCTCGACAAGGATGGTCACCTGCTGACCGGCATCACGCCACGTGAGATCGACGAAATGGTCGCGGACGGCACGCTGTCTGGCGGCATGCTTCCAAAGATCCACTCGGCCCTGGAAGCCGCTCGTAACGGCGTGCGTTCGGTTCACATCATCGATGGCCGTGTCGAACACTGCCTATTGCTTGAGATCCTGACCGACCATGGCGTCGGTACGATGATCAAGAGCCGGTGA
- the nudB gene encoding dihydroneopterin triphosphate diphosphatase codes for MTYKKPVSVLVVIHSPAQEILLIERAAHPGYWQSVTGSQEDDEPLLVTAAREVFEETGIRAAAGALTDWHLSQQYEIFPQWRHRYAPGVTHNTEHVFSLCVPRGTPITLAPDEHRAWRWLPLREAAEACFSWSNRDAILALPQRIAAASGSA; via the coding sequence ATGACGTACAAGAAGCCCGTTTCGGTGCTGGTGGTGATTCACTCTCCAGCGCAGGAAATACTGCTGATCGAGCGTGCGGCGCACCCGGGCTACTGGCAATCCGTCACCGGCAGCCAAGAGGATGACGAACCCCTGCTTGTTACCGCGGCGCGCGAAGTATTTGAAGAGACAGGCATTCGCGCAGCGGCGGGAGCACTGACCGACTGGCACCTCAGCCAGCAATACGAGATCTTCCCGCAGTGGCGCCACCGTTATGCGCCGGGAGTCACCCACAACACCGAACATGTGTTCAGTCTGTGCGTGCCGCGCGGCACACCAATCACGCTTGCGCCAGACGAACACCGGGCATGGCGCTGGCTGCCGCTGCGCGAGGCCGCCGAGGCGTGCTTCTCATGGAGCAATCGCGACGCAATCCTTGCGCTGCCACAGCGAATCGCGGCAGCAAGCGGCTCGGCCTAA
- a CDS encoding tetratricopeptide repeat protein encodes MSFMCGELANAFGPFDYRSEVGKTVGSDGGHSNIQLVEGAHFTPEVEALVRGKTSTTAGHDIDYTLRAFPNHHRALLAMMNLSFKEKKTKPVGSRYSIDCWFERGARWRPDDAVVKMLWGIYKLKTGRQQEAVDLFQQAEKAETEDPNLYYNLGLAYFELKRYDDALRYAHKAYALNYPLPGLREKLKRAGAWRDMPPPAAGQSAPVAAQSAPAASQSQPVVPQSAPAAAAPPKMP; translated from the coding sequence ATGAGTTTCATGTGCGGCGAATTGGCGAATGCCTTTGGTCCGTTTGATTACCGTAGCGAAGTCGGCAAGACGGTCGGCAGTGACGGTGGGCACAGCAATATCCAGCTTGTCGAGGGGGCGCACTTCACGCCGGAAGTTGAGGCCCTAGTAAGAGGCAAGACCTCGACTACCGCCGGGCACGATATTGACTACACGCTGCGTGCGTTCCCGAACCATCATCGCGCGTTGCTGGCGATGATGAACCTCTCGTTCAAAGAGAAGAAGACGAAGCCCGTGGGGTCGCGCTACAGCATTGACTGCTGGTTTGAGCGCGGAGCCCGCTGGCGACCGGACGACGCGGTGGTCAAGATGCTGTGGGGAATCTACAAGCTCAAGACCGGGCGGCAGCAGGAGGCGGTGGATCTGTTCCAGCAGGCGGAGAAAGCTGAGACCGAAGACCCGAACCTGTACTACAACCTCGGCTTGGCGTACTTTGAGCTGAAGCGCTATGACGACGCACTGCGCTATGCACACAAGGCCTATGCGCTGAACTACCCGCTGCCGGGATTGCGGGAGAAGCTCAAGCGTGCGGGGGCGTGGCGCGATATGCCACCGCCAGCGGCAGGGCAGTCTGCCCCGGTCGCGGCGCAGTCGGCGCCCGCAGCATCGCAGTCGCAACCCGTAGTGCCACAGTCAGCACCCGCTGCCGCAGCACCGCCGAAGATGCCCTAG
- a CDS encoding 3-deoxy-D-manno-octulosonic acid transferase, which produces MTPRPLSLGLKLRWQLFNLMSRIAERSHALTEAPPAPEAAKPSLWVFVSTIGELHATAPFLNALIELAAADGQEIVLLTDRDGYAESYRSLHPSAHVVRVTGSQFQAEALAATLRPTLFVIAEIPCWPSDAPCRLPFGFLYEAKRLGAGTALINGWLYGYPTSCRADAIERKLFQRDWLRLIDVVCAQNERVANTLRDAGANLVHITGNIKFDALETLPRAFENTRSPRLLQSIQSSGRPTVVAGCVTEADERDLVLAAFEPLAVAVPRALLVLAPRHPENPKVMQALGKRLNASGLPFVRRAEHGDQALDDDVKVLVLDTMGELRDFYALASIAHVGRDHNILEPLAYACPVSVRPGWNSTYPSFPVYEMTRDGGLLIESDDPTTLETLWQSLLTDSGRRKQQTDRMRSLLEHAQGATERTWSAMRSVFPITREHG; this is translated from the coding sequence ATGACGCCGCGCCCGCTGTCGTTGGGCCTCAAACTTCGCTGGCAGCTCTTCAACTTGATGTCGCGAATCGCAGAGCGTTCGCACGCGCTGACTGAAGCGCCCCCAGCACCGGAAGCGGCGAAACCATCACTTTGGGTTTTCGTGTCAACGATTGGCGAGTTACACGCCACGGCGCCGTTCCTCAACGCCCTCATCGAACTCGCAGCCGCTGATGGCCAAGAGATCGTTCTGTTGACCGACCGGGATGGCTACGCCGAGTCGTACCGGAGCCTCCACCCGTCGGCCCATGTCGTCCGCGTGACCGGTAGTCAGTTCCAGGCCGAGGCGCTGGCAGCGACGCTCCGGCCAACCTTGTTCGTCATCGCCGAGATCCCCTGCTGGCCGTCCGATGCGCCATGCCGCCTGCCCTTCGGTTTTCTATACGAAGCGAAACGCCTTGGCGCCGGCACCGCGCTCATAAATGGATGGCTCTACGGCTATCCCACCTCATGCCGCGCCGACGCGATCGAACGAAAGCTATTCCAGCGAGACTGGCTACGCCTGATTGACGTCGTTTGCGCCCAGAATGAACGGGTTGCGAACACACTGCGTGACGCAGGTGCAAACCTCGTCCACATCACCGGCAATATCAAGTTCGACGCACTCGAGACGCTACCGCGCGCCTTCGAGAACACCCGCAGCCCGCGCCTGCTGCAGTCGATTCAGTCATCAGGCCGCCCAACGGTGGTGGCGGGCTGCGTCACCGAGGCCGACGAGCGTGATCTGGTGCTTGCCGCGTTCGAGCCACTTGCCGTAGCCGTGCCGCGCGCCCTGCTCGTGCTGGCGCCGCGCCATCCGGAAAACCCGAAGGTCATGCAGGCCCTGGGCAAACGACTGAACGCCAGCGGGCTACCTTTCGTACGTCGCGCGGAACACGGGGACCAGGCGCTCGATGATGACGTGAAAGTCCTCGTGCTCGACACGATGGGCGAGTTGCGCGACTTTTATGCGCTGGCCTCGATCGCCCACGTGGGCCGCGACCACAACATTCTCGAACCGCTCGCTTACGCCTGCCCTGTCAGCGTTCGGCCTGGCTGGAACAGCACCTACCCGAGTTTCCCGGTGTACGAAATGACGCGCGACGGCGGGTTGCTGATCGAATCCGACGACCCCACAACGCTCGAAACACTCTGGCAATCGCTGCTGACAGACAGCGGCCGGCGCAAGCAGCAAACCGACCGAATGCGCTCGTTGCTTGAACACGCACAAGGCGCCACGGAGCGCACTTGGTCGGCCATGCGTAGCGTCTTTCCGATCACTCGGGAGCACGGATGA
- a CDS encoding DegT/DnrJ/EryC1/StrS family aminotransferase translates to MPVPLRALPVPRLPVLSWRYFLDRRACPLPAVTDAGPALPTTSGRAAIAIALKALGCGAGQRVLVPTYHCPTMVAPIVALGGQPVFYPINADGCAKLDVLEQLLKDGATAVIVPHYFGLPRPMRAIRALCDRYRAALIEDCAHAFFGRVDGRGIGEWGDFAIASLTKFFPVTEGGCLIQHQTAARRVSLGRRSHSVNLKVAVDALELGVMHHRLAGLNVLLGGLVRAKHRRKGEPTQAHLTPVEPIDLHTATARAEADFAEHALPFRKIAAVAWRIVKAGGTGRIVARRQANFNRLAEQLSQLKGARPLVMKAGEDAAPYVFPLWVDDPERVYQAVRRSGVPVFRWDDRWPGTPELIDDAGGEWSRHIFQIGCHQDLNSAELAWIVQTLKQIIDEGAAPCAGC, encoded by the coding sequence ATGCCCGTACCGCTCCGCGCCCTACCCGTTCCCCGGCTTCCGGTACTCTCCTGGCGCTACTTTCTCGACCGGCGCGCCTGCCCGCTGCCGGCCGTCACCGACGCCGGGCCGGCACTGCCCACGACAAGCGGAAGAGCCGCGATTGCCATTGCGCTGAAGGCGCTGGGCTGTGGTGCAGGGCAACGCGTGTTGGTGCCCACCTACCACTGCCCCACGATGGTGGCCCCCATCGTTGCGCTGGGCGGGCAACCCGTTTTCTACCCGATCAACGCCGACGGCTGCGCGAAACTCGATGTGCTCGAGCAACTGTTGAAAGACGGCGCCACGGCAGTCATCGTCCCGCATTACTTCGGTTTGCCGCGGCCGATGCGTGCGATACGCGCGCTCTGTGATCGATACCGCGCCGCGTTGATCGAAGACTGCGCGCACGCGTTCTTCGGTCGGGTGGACGGGCGAGGCATCGGCGAATGGGGAGATTTCGCGATCGCGAGCCTGACGAAGTTCTTCCCGGTTACCGAAGGTGGCTGCCTGATCCAGCACCAGACCGCGGCACGCCGGGTGAGCCTGGGGCGTCGATCACACAGCGTAAACCTGAAAGTCGCGGTCGATGCGCTGGAACTGGGCGTAATGCATCATCGGCTCGCGGGGCTGAATGTGCTGCTTGGCGGACTTGTGCGCGCCAAGCATCGCCGCAAAGGCGAGCCCACTCAAGCCCACCTCACGCCGGTAGAACCGATCGACTTGCACACGGCGACCGCGCGCGCAGAAGCGGACTTCGCGGAACATGCGCTGCCATTCCGCAAGATCGCGGCGGTCGCCTGGCGCATCGTGAAAGCCGGAGGTACCGGTCGCATCGTCGCGAGGCGCCAGGCTAATTTCAACCGCCTCGCGGAGCAGCTCTCGCAGCTGAAAGGGGCTCGTCCTCTGGTCATGAAGGCGGGCGAAGATGCCGCGCCCTACGTGTTTCCGCTCTGGGTGGACGACCCCGAGCGGGTTTATCAAGCCGTGCGCCGAAGCGGGGTGCCCGTGTTTCGCTGGGACGATCGCTGGCCAGGTACGCCAGAACTGATCGACGACGCGGGCGGCGAATGGTCCCGTCATATTTTCCAGATCGGCTGCCACCAGGACCTGAATAGCGCGGAACTTGCATGGATCGTTCAAACGCTCAAGCAGATCATCGACGAAGGAGCAGCCCCGTGCGCAGGGTGCTGA
- a CDS encoding hydrolase 2, exosortase A system-associated, translating into MSSAIVGQPGFLPGPGGDRFILSFSPRAAPVGRLILLQPFAEEANKSRRMLSECARAAAGAGWQVLLGDVFGTGDSAGDFADADWDAWLADVVRFCEAAPGNTPIVLCGVRFGALLLAGALQRGLTADAVVLINPVISGKMALTQFLRLGAAGELGADASARIDTRGLRERLDRGETVEIAGYGLSPALAAGMEASEFDLFGGASRLGWIEIGSVAGGDLPPATARTIEKLSAKGADIQTEALVGPAFWQTQEIETVTGLPAALVSMLGRLTSGAAA; encoded by the coding sequence GTGTCGTCTGCCATCGTCGGCCAGCCCGGCTTTCTGCCGGGGCCGGGTGGCGATCGTTTCATCCTGAGCTTTTCCCCGCGTGCGGCACCGGTCGGGCGTCTGATATTGCTGCAGCCCTTTGCAGAAGAGGCCAACAAGTCGCGGCGCATGTTGAGCGAATGTGCCCGCGCGGCAGCGGGGGCTGGCTGGCAGGTGCTGCTGGGCGACGTGTTCGGGACCGGCGACAGTGCGGGCGATTTCGCCGATGCGGACTGGGATGCCTGGCTTGCTGACGTTGTGCGTTTCTGCGAGGCGGCGCCCGGTAATACGCCCATAGTGTTGTGTGGCGTTCGGTTCGGTGCGCTCCTGCTGGCTGGAGCTCTCCAGCGCGGGCTGACTGCCGACGCCGTTGTGCTGATCAATCCTGTGATCTCGGGAAAGATGGCGTTGACGCAGTTTTTGCGGCTCGGGGCTGCCGGCGAACTGGGAGCAGATGCCAGTGCGCGGATTGACACCCGCGGGCTTCGCGAGCGGCTCGATCGCGGCGAAACCGTTGAGATTGCCGGCTACGGTTTGTCGCCAGCGCTTGCAGCCGGCATGGAAGCGAGCGAGTTCGACCTGTTTGGTGGCGCCTCGCGGCTAGGCTGGATCGAGATTGGTAGTGTCGCGGGGGGCGATCTGCCGCCAGCCACTGCGCGCACAATCGAGAAATTGAGTGCGAAAGGCGCCGATATTCAAACGGAAGCGCTGGTCGGGCCCGCTTTTTGGCAGACTCAGGAAATCGAGACGGTTACGGGGCTCCCCGCAGCGCTCGTTTCGATGCTGGGCCGCCTTACATCCGGAGCGGCCGCGTGA
- a CDS encoding ribonuclease domain-containing protein, producing MLRRLIQTLAITAALSIGVACHARETPAIGDINVTALPPEAQQTLRLISRGGPFPYRKDGVVFQNRERRLPPRERGCYREYTVPTPGENDRGARRIVTSCDGDNFYTSDHYRSFRRIRP from the coding sequence ATGCTCCGTCGCCTGATTCAAACCCTCGCCATCACGGCAGCCTTGAGCATCGGCGTTGCCTGCCACGCTCGCGAAACCCCTGCGATCGGGGACATCAACGTCACCGCGTTACCACCCGAGGCCCAACAAACCCTGCGGCTCATCTCGCGCGGTGGCCCATTTCCATATCGCAAAGACGGCGTGGTCTTCCAGAATCGTGAGCGCCGCCTTCCCCCGCGCGAACGCGGCTGCTACCGCGAATACACCGTGCCAACGCCGGGTGAGAACGATCGTGGTGCTCGCCGCATTGTCACGAGCTGCGATGGCGACAACTTCTACACCTCAGACCACTACCGCAGCTTCCGGAGAATCCGCCCATGA
- a CDS encoding GNAT family N-acetyltransferase, whose translation MTIAWSLQPAKAFPGLCADWDELAQKIGDLPFLESIFLRPLLETFGKGNEHIAFARRNGQIIAAAILEPKGLAQWQTFQPSQLPLGAWIALPGESLDVLTKALVPALPGLSLGLGITQLDPLFCKRPDDAANLRSLDYIDTAWVDVQGEFSDYWNQRGKNLRTNVKKQKTKLAADGIEAKLDILTRPEDVAGAIGEYGRLEASGWKAETGTAVSEGNAQVQFYSATMERFCAAGRGQIWRYRFGDATVAMDLCISAGNTLVILKTAFDAAHKAVSPATLMHHDAFNAVFDAKQIRRIEFYGRVMEWHTRWTTESRKLFHVTAFRWSTLHRLRDWVAARRSKAMDEPQAASESNA comes from the coding sequence ATGACGATCGCATGGTCACTACAGCCGGCGAAAGCGTTTCCTGGCCTCTGCGCCGACTGGGACGAACTGGCGCAAAAGATCGGCGACCTGCCGTTTCTCGAATCGATCTTCTTGCGCCCGCTGCTTGAAACCTTCGGCAAGGGTAACGAACACATCGCGTTCGCGCGGCGAAACGGTCAGATCATCGCCGCGGCGATCCTCGAACCCAAGGGGCTTGCGCAATGGCAAACCTTTCAGCCATCTCAGCTCCCGCTTGGCGCCTGGATCGCCTTGCCCGGTGAGTCACTCGACGTCCTTACAAAGGCGCTCGTACCAGCATTGCCCGGACTGAGCCTCGGCCTCGGCATCACCCAACTCGACCCCTTGTTTTGCAAACGTCCCGACGATGCGGCAAACCTGCGCTCGCTCGACTACATCGATACCGCATGGGTCGACGTGCAAGGCGAGTTCTCCGACTATTGGAACCAACGCGGCAAGAATCTGCGCACCAACGTCAAAAAGCAGAAGACCAAGCTGGCGGCCGATGGAATTGAAGCGAAGCTCGATATCCTTACCCGGCCCGAGGATGTCGCGGGTGCAATCGGGGAATACGGCCGGCTTGAAGCGAGTGGATGGAAGGCCGAGACCGGCACTGCTGTGTCGGAAGGCAATGCACAGGTTCAGTTCTACAGCGCCACGATGGAGCGCTTCTGTGCCGCCGGCCGAGGACAGATCTGGCGCTATCGCTTCGGCGACGCAACTGTCGCCATGGATCTTTGCATCAGCGCCGGCAATACGTTGGTAATCCTCAAGACTGCCTTCGACGCAGCACACAAGGCCGTGTCACCCGCCACGCTTATGCATCACGATGCATTCAACGCGGTCTTCGACGCAAAGCAGATCCGACGCATCGAATTCTATGGCCGCGTGATGGAATGGCACACGCGCTGGACAACCGAGTCGCGCAAGCTCTTCCATGTGACTGCGTTCCGTTGGTCAACCCTGCACCGCCTTCGCGACTGGGTGGCTGCAAGGCGCAGCAAAGCCATGGACGAACCCCAAGCGGCGAGTGAATCCAATGCTTAG